The following are encoded in a window of Hirundo rustica isolate bHirRus1 chromosome 23, bHirRus1.pri.v3, whole genome shotgun sequence genomic DNA:
- the LOC120762498 gene encoding LOW QUALITY PROTEIN: 5-hydroxytryptamine receptor 3A-like (The sequence of the model RefSeq protein was modified relative to this genomic sequence to represent the inferred CDS: deleted 1 base in 1 codon) — protein MLLALLPLASMLQSAGTPRGDWMPEPSEPALRRLSHDLLARYQKGTRPVRDWRTTTNVAIDLMVYAILSVDEKNQVLTTYIWYRQHWTDEFLKWDPARFDNLTQISLPVESIWVPDILINEFVDVGKSPHVPYVYVSHHGEVQNLKPIQVMTACSLDIYNFPFDVQNCSLTFTSWLHHIRDINLSLWRQPELVKFDRSVFMNQGEWELLYVLSHFQEFSVKSSDSYAEMKFYVVIRRRPLFYTVSLLLPSIFLMVMDIVGFYLPPHSGERVSFKITLLLGYSVFLIIVSDTLPATAVGTPLIGIYFVVCMALLVISLTETILIVRLVHKQDLQPHVPAWVKHLLLERATILLCIRDRKKFSQSTMESLDTSRQVENNDSTAKLTPYVCEDPRECGAVGGTRSALAFAGRAEGSAALQEVLRETTAIRQLLEKREEFRDVAREWLQVGYVLDVLLFRAYLAAVLAYSITLGTLWSVWRDA, from the exons atgctcctggccctgctgccgcTGGCCTCGATGCTACAGAGCGCAG GTACCCCGCGCGGGGACTGGATGCCGGAGCCCTCCGAGCCCGCCCTGCGCCGCCTGTCCCACGACCTCCTGGCCCGCTACCAGAAGGGCACCCGGCCTGTGCGGGACTGGCGAACCACCACTAACGTGGCCATCGACCTGATGGTCTATGCCATCCTCAGTGTG GATGAGAAGAACCAGGTGCTGACCACTTACATCTGGTACAGGCAG cactggacaGATGAATTCCTCAAGTGGGACCCAGCTCGCTTCGACAACCTGACGCAGATCTCCCTCCCTGTAGAGAGCATCTGGGTGCCTGACATCCTCATCAATGAGTT TGTGGATGTTGGAAAGTCCCCACATGTCCCCTACGTTTACGTCAGCCATCACGGGGAGGTGCAGAACCTCAAACCCATCCAGGTGATGACCGCCTGCAGCCTGGACATCTACAACTTCCCCTTCGACGTCCAGAACTGCTCTCTCACCTTCACCAGCTGGCTGCACCACA TTCGTGATATCAACCTCTCGCTGTGGCGTCAGCCGGAGCTCGTCAAGTTCGACCGAAGCGTCTTCATGAACCAGGGCGAGTGGGAGCTGCTCTACGTCCTCAGCCACTTCCAGGAGTTCAGTGTCAAGAGCAGTGACAGCTACGCTGAAATGAAGTTCTAT GTAGTCATCCGGAGACGCCCCCTCTTCTACACCGtcagcctgctgctccccagcatcTTTCTGATGGTTATGGACATTGTGGGCTTCTACCTACCTCCCCACAGTGGTGAGAGGGTCTCTTTCAAGATCACTCTCCTGCTGGGCTACTCGGTTTTCCTCATTATTGTATCCGACACATTGCCAGCTACTGCCGTCGGCACCCCGTTGATAG GCATCTACTTTGTGGTGTGCATGGCACTGCTTGTCATCAGCCTGACGGAGACCATCCTGATTGTGCGTCTGGTGCACAAGCAAGACCTGCAACCCCATGTCCCTGCGTGGGTGAAAcatctgctgctggaaagagcCACCATCCTACTCTGTATCCGGGACAGGAAGAAATTCAGCCAAAGCACGATGGAAAgcttggacacctccaggcaGGTGGAGAACAATGACAGCACAG CCAAGCTGACCCCCTATGTCTGTGAGGACCCTCGGGAGTGCGGGGCAGTGGGGGGCACGAGGTCTGCATTGGCCTTTGCTGGCCGGGCAGAAggctcagcagcactgcaggaggtCCTGCGTGAGACCACGGCTATCCGCCAGCTCCTGGAA AAACGGGAGGAATTCCGTGACGTCGCCCGTGAGTGGCTGCAAGTGGGCTACGTGTTGGATGTCCTGCTGTTCCGGGCGTACTTGGCAGCCGTCCTGGCTTACAGCATCACACTGGGCACCCTCTGGTCGGTGTGGAGGGATGCCTGA